Within Chelatococcus sp. HY11, the genomic segment GGAAGCGCTCGGCTTCGCTGAGATGGGCGACGAAGAACGTCGTGCAGCCCGCATCCGTGAGCGCGCGCGCCGCCTGCTCCAGACCTATCCCGTAGGCATCGGCCTTGATGACCGCGGCGCATTCCGCGTCCGGCGCCTCTCCGGCGAGCGTGCGCCAGTTCTTCACAAGGGCTTTGAGGTCGATGGTCAGCAGGGCGCCGGCGTCTGGCTCACGGACACCGGCGAGGGAAGCATCGGGGAAAGCGGAAGCGGTCACAATGAGGGGAACCTCATCTCAGCGGATGTTGGCGCGGCGCGCCCACCGTCAGTATTGCTCAGGCAGGTGATCTTCCTGCGCCAGATTGCCGAAGCGGGTCACATCAGCCTGGAACGAGAGTTGGACCGTGCCGGTCGGACCATGGCGCTGCTTGCCGATGATCACTTCGGCCTTGCCGTGGGCCTGGTCCATCTCGGCCTGCCACTTGAAGTGCTCCTCGGTGCCCATCTTGGGCTCCTTGTTCTTGAGATAATATTCGTCACGATAGACGAACATGACCACGTCGGCATCCTGCTCGATTGAGCCCGATTCGCGCAGATCCGACAGTTGCGGCCGCTTGTCGTCGCGCGACTCGACCTGACGCGAGAGCTGCGACAGCGCCACGATCGGCACGGCGAGCTCCTTGGCCAGGGCCTTCATGCCGGTGGTGATCTCGGTGAGTTCCTGCACACGGTTTTCGCCCTTCTTGGACGAGCCGGAGAGAAGCTGCAGATAGTCCACCACGAGAAGATCAAGGCCACGCTGGCGCTTCAGGCGGCGCGCGCGGGCGGCGAGCTGGGCGATCGACAGGCCGCCCGTCTGGTCGATGTAGAACGGAATGGTCTGCATCTCACGCGCGACATCACTGATCTTGTAGAACTCATCCTCGCGGATGTCGCCGCGCCGGATCTTGTAGGAGGGAATGCCCGCCTGTTCGGCGATGATACGATTGGCGAGCTGCTCCGACGACATTTCCAGCGAGAAGAAGCCGACGATGCCGCCATTCATGGTCTTCACGGCGCCGTCGGGCTGCTTTTCGCCGCGATAGGCCTTGGCGATGTTGAAGGCTATGTTGGTGGCGAGCGAGGTCTTGCCCATGGCGGGGCGGCCGGCGAGGATGACGAGGTCCGACGGCTGCAGGCCGCCCATCATCCGGTCGAGATCGTGGAGCCCGGTGGCGAGGCCCGAAAGCTTGCCTTCCCGCTTGTAGGCGGCGGCCGCCACATCGACGGCGGCGGTCAGCGCCGTCGCGAAGTTCTGAAACCCGCCGTCGTAGCGCCCCGTCTCGGCCAGCTCGTAGAGGCGCCGCTCCGCTTCCTCGATCTGGTCGCGCGGCGAGACATCAACGGCCGAATCATAGGCCTCGTTGACCATGTCCTCGCCGATCTCGATCAGGCGGCGGCGGACGGCGAGGTCGTGGATGGTCC encodes:
- a CDS encoding replicative DNA helicase, translated to MAVNSLVARLETVSEAQFRLAPHNIDAEQALLGAVLVNNDAYFRVSDFLEAEHFQEEVHRRIYEVATSLIKAGKIATPITLKTFLGDQDLGGVTIPQYLARLAAEATTIINAEDYGRTIHDLAVRRRLIEIGEDMVNEAYDSAVDVSPRDQIEEAERRLYELAETGRYDGGFQNFATALTAAVDVAAAAYKREGKLSGLATGLHDLDRMMGGLQPSDLVILAGRPAMGKTSLATNIAFNIAKAYRGEKQPDGAVKTMNGGIVGFFSLEMSSEQLANRIIAEQAGIPSYKIRRGDIREDEFYKISDVAREMQTIPFYIDQTGGLSIAQLAARARRLKRQRGLDLLVVDYLQLLSGSSKKGENRVQELTEITTGMKALAKELAVPIVALSQLSRQVESRDDKRPQLSDLRESGSIEQDADVVMFVYRDEYYLKNKEPKMGTEEHFKWQAEMDQAHGKAEVIIGKQRHGPTGTVQLSFQADVTRFGNLAQEDHLPEQY